GGACTCGTGAGTGAGCTTGCCTGGCTCGACGGCAAAGAGGTTCCGGCGCGAGATCTGCTCCTCGAAGAGCTCATCCCCATGGCGCGGAGCGGACTCGAGCGTTCCGGAATCGACCCCGGCGACGTTTCCCGATATCTCGGCGTCGTCGAAGATCGAGTTCGGTGCCGGCAGACCGGCTCACAATGGTTCCATTCGTCGCTGATGTCGATGAAGGCTAAAGGAACCGAGGGAGAGCGGATGAGCGCCTTGACGGCGTCGCTCGTACGGCAACAGAAAGCGGGTCTCCCGGTTTCCACCTGGCAGCTCGCCACGATCGGGGAAGCGGGTGGGTGGGAAAACCACTACGTGCGGGTCGAACAGTTCATGTCGACGGACCTCTTCACCGTGCACGAGGACGAACCGGTGGACCTCGTTGCCAGCCTCATGGACTGGGAGAAGATCCGACACGTTCCGGTCGAAGACAACGAACATCACCTCGTGGGTCTCGTTTCCTATCGCTCGCTCATCCACTTGCTGGCTCAGGGGGCCTTCGCTCAACGCGACGCCCCCATTCCCGTCAGTGAGGTCATGAAGCGAGATCTCGTCACTGTAGGGCCGGACACTACGACCCAGGCAGCGGTCTCGCTGATGAAGGAGAAACACATCGGATCGCTTCCCGTGGTCAAGGACGGGCGGCTCATTGGCATCGTCACCGAGCGCGACTTCATGGACATCGCTCGCGAGCTGCTCGAGGAGAAGCTGCGCGAATCGTGAGGCGTCCGGAAGCCGAATTGCTAGAGAGATCGAGAGAACAGCGCGGTCGCGAACGGCATCAAGGCCGAAACAGGCTCACGAGTCGGGTCTCCACCCCGAGAGCGACGTCGCGCCAGCGATCGACCGATAGCTCGAAGACGGCGAGAGCCGCCGTGGGGAACCGTTCGCTCCTTCCTGAAAGCATGGCGACGAGGTCTTCCATGCCGGGATTATGCGCGACGAGGAGCAACCGACGTACCGTATCGCCGGGGACGCGAGCAGCTACGTCGAGGAGTTTGCCCGCCGGGGCGAGATAAAGCTCTTCGTCGAGCTCCACCGCGCGCGCGTATCCCGAGGTCTCGGCAACGGCTTCCGCCGTCCTCCGAGCGCGAACGGCGGTCGACGAGATGATGAGATCGGGAACGAGTGCTTCCTTCTTGATGAGCCGTCCCATGAGAGGCGCGGCCCGCTTTCCACGTTTGTTGAGGGGCCGCTCGTGGTCGTCGAGGGTCTCGTCTTTCCAGCTGGATTTCGCGTGGCGAAGGAGCATCAGGGTCTTCATGGTCGTCTCCTTTCCGGGCTTGCGATCCTTGCGAAGGATACGATGCGCGGCACGAGGAAGCTGACCCAGAGTCCGATGACGGCATAGCGCAGCCAGTGATGGAGACCAGCCCATGCCGAGCCATCCGCAAGTCCGACCGCTCCCGTCGCCAGGTAGATGCCGGGCAATCCCACGAGGCCGACCATCAACCAGGCGCGTCGTCGGCTACGGGGGACGCCCTCGGGGTACAGGCGATGATGCCGTGCGAACACCAGCCCCGAGAGAGCGCCGGCAAGAGCTCCCATGGCGGCAGCGACGTTGGCGGTCGAATGCGTAACCGTCAGGATCGCGGGGAGTCCCATCGTGACCAGGAGCTGCTTCGGCATGGAAAGGGAAGTTACCTGCGCAACGATGCGGAGCGAAGCTTTCGTGAACAGCCAGGCGATCGAAGAGCCGATGGCAATGCCCCCGACGACGTCGGACGGGAAATGAACGCCGAGATAGACGCGTGAGAATCCGATGAGAACGATCATCAGGATGCAAACTCCCCCGAACCAGAGTTTGCGTACGTGGAGTCCGAGAAGCCCCCAGAAGACCGTGGCGTTTTGGGCATGGCCGCTGGGGAAACTGTACTCCTCGGGCGTGCGGAGCGGGGTGATGTCGGAGTTGACGAACGGCCGGTCGAGAGCGACGGCGTCCTTCAGCAATGCGTTCAGGTAGACGCTCAAGACGAGCGCTACGAACAGCCGGATCGCGAGCCTCCACGAAAACCCCCACCACAAAACCGGAATCATTACCAGGTACCCGAGAGTCGAGCCGACATCGGTGACGGCGAGGAAAAAGGCGTCGAGCGCGGGTGAACGGTGAAGGGAGAGCCAGCGAATGACCTCGACGCCGGCGTCGAGAATGGGCTGCATCAACGTCTTACCTCGAAGGGCGCGCAGGAGGCGAGGTCGTCTCTAGAGCTCTCTCGCCAGGATCCGCCGATAAACGTCGGGATCGACGTTACCACCAGTAACGACGCAGCAAATGCGCCCGGCGTGAAACCGCTCAGGCTCGGTGAGAACTGCCCCGATTGACAGAGCGCCCGTGGGTTCCGCCTTGAGGTTCGCGAGCTCGAAAAGGAGTCGCACTGCCTCGGTTATGAGATTCTCGGGTACCTCGACGATCGTCTCGATGCCGCTCTCGAGGATCGCCCAGTTGTGCTCGCCGAGACTCACGGTTCGGGCGCCGTCCGCGATCGTCCGAGGCTCGGTCTCGTTTCGTACGATTCGCCCAGCTCTCAGGGAACGAGCGGCATCGTTGCCCAAGAGCGGCTCGGCTCCGACGACGCGGGTATCCGTGTTTCCCGATTCCCGAAGTCCACGGATGATGCCCGAGCTCAGGCCACCCCCTCCGACGGGTACGACGACCGTGTCGAAGCCCAAGGTCGAAAGCTCCTCTCCGAGCGTGGCATTCCCGGCGATGACGCGAGGGTCATCGTAAGCGCTTGCGACGAACGCGTCCGGGTGCGCGCGGGCAAGCTCCGCCACCCGCTCGGCGCGACTCTTGACGTCGACATCGACGGGCTCGACGACGGCTCCGTGCTCTTTGACCGCCTCCACTTTGACACGGGCCGATGTGTGCGGCATGACCACGATGGCCCGTTTGTTCAACAGGCGGCAGGAGTAGGCCAGCGCTTGACCGAAATTTCCCGACGAAGCGGTGAGGATCGTGTCCGCTTCGACCTGCGCGGCGAGGTTGTATGCCGCACGAAACTTGAAGCTGCCGGTGTGCTGGAAGGTTTCGGTCGCGATCGTCAAGTCGACTCCGAGTCGCGTCGCCAGTCGGAGAGGCGTGAAGAGAATCGTTGGTCGAACAACGTCGCGAACGTCAGCCGGCGATTGCGTCATGGGTCTTCAAATCTTACATCAGGAAGCTTACAATGACGTTGAGAGCCCGCTGGTGGAGGGTATCGCAAGGATGATCGCGCCATTGGGAAAGCCAATCATCGAGGCGGTTTCGCATCGTGGCTCGAAGCGAAG
This is a stretch of genomic DNA from Vicinamibacteria bacterium. It encodes these proteins:
- a CDS encoding phosphatase PAP2 family protein; translated protein: MQPILDAGVEVIRWLSLHRSPALDAFFLAVTDVGSTLGYLVMIPVLWWGFSWRLAIRLFVALVLSVYLNALLKDAVALDRPFVNSDITPLRTPEEYSFPSGHAQNATVFWGLLGLHVRKLWFGGVCILMIVLIGFSRVYLGVHFPSDVVGGIAIGSSIAWLFTKASLRIVAQVTSLSMPKQLLVTMGLPAILTVTHSTANVAAAMGALAGALSGLVFARHHRLYPEGVPRSRRRAWLMVGLVGLPGIYLATGAVGLADGSAWAGLHHWLRYAVIGLWVSFLVPRIVSFARIASPERRRP
- a CDS encoding pyridoxal-phosphate dependent enzyme translates to MTQSPADVRDVVRPTILFTPLRLATRLGVDLTIATETFQHTGSFKFRAAYNLAAQVEADTILTASSGNFGQALAYSCRLLNKRAIVVMPHTSARVKVEAVKEHGAVVEPVDVDVKSRAERVAELARAHPDAFVASAYDDPRVIAGNATLGEELSTLGFDTVVVPVGGGGLSSGIIRGLRESGNTDTRVVGAEPLLGNDAARSLRAGRIVRNETEPRTIADGARTVSLGEHNWAILESGIETIVEVPENLITEAVRLLFELANLKAEPTGALSIGAVLTEPERFHAGRICCVVTGGNVDPDVYRRILAREL
- a CDS encoding histidine phosphatase family protein, with the protein product MKTLMLLRHAKSSWKDETLDDHERPLNKRGKRAAPLMGRLIKKEALVPDLIISSTAVRARRTAEAVAETSGYARAVELDEELYLAPAGKLLDVAARVPGDTVRRLLLVAHNPGMEDLVAMLSGRSERFPTAALAVFELSVDRWRDVALGVETRLVSLFRP